Part of the Flexistipes sp. genome is shown below.
TCAAAAAAATAAACGCTCCTGATTGCATTATTTTAAATTACTATGTTGTGATTGTCATGTTGGATCCAAAGACTAAGTGAATATGAACAGCCTTAGCTATTATTTATTTTCGGTATAATCCTTAAAGCCTTTTATGAACTCTTTAAAAAAGATCAAAAATACAGATAAAATAATACCGGTGACAAAAGCTACCACTATGATCAGCTTTTTATTTGGAGCAACAGGATTTTCTGAAACCTCGATTTTTCCCAATACTCTTGTGTTATGTGTGTATGGCTCTGTCATTGCAAGCTTTACTCTTTTTAATTGAATATTCCTGATTTCTTGTTTTTGAAGTTTAAGTTCTTCTATTTTATCCTGGAGACTTTGTATCAGCCGTTGGTTGTTGATCTCTTCTAATGCGAACAAAGTTTCCTGAGCTTTGTCATTAACCCTTTTTTCGTTTATAATTTTAATATTTTGTTCGTATTTTTTTATTTTGTTTTTATAAGTATCAATTCTGCTGTTGATTGATGCCAGTTCCTTTTTCATTTGTTTTGCTCTTTCATTCAATATTTCTATACGGTCGGTAACTTTATATTTATACTTAGTTTTGATGTATTTTGACACATTTTCTAACATTTGTTTTGCATCAGCTTTTGATAAACCACGGGTGGTTACTGTGAGAATATTATCCGTTATTTCTACATTATGAACTATAGCTTTATTTTCTTCAAACCCCTTGTTTTCTTCTACGTCAAAAACCACTTCTATTTCCTTTTTTAAAATATTAGGCTCAACCAATACTTCTTCGTTAACTATACCTATTTCAAAAGCAGCTTTAGACTCATAAACAGGTTCTTTGTAATAAGCGTAAAATGATGCTAATGTGACAATTAGTGCTGTAATTAATATTATTAAAAATTTATTTTGCCAGATGGTCAAAAATAATTCTCTAAGGTCAATCTCGTCTTCGTATGCCGGCGGTGTATTTTTGTTGTTATCGTCCATTTAAAAAAGTACCTCTTTTATAAGTTTTGCGTAAATAAACAAGGCTATTTTATATCATAAAATATTATTTATATCAAACGTGTTTTTTGCTTCTTTGCGATCTTACTTACCTTAAAAAACCGTTTATTGTAGTTGCTACTTTAAGGCATTCTCTGCCCTGACTGGCGTAACCTTTCTGAATTTGCTTCAAACCAGCTTTTTTTATGGTTTCGCTGTACTTGGAAAAAATTTTGTTAAGGGGTATACCGGATACTTTTATATCTTCAGGTCTTTCAATCTTTAGTTGAGATATTTGTTTAAAAAAAGGCTTTATTTGATTATACAACTCAGAAATTGTTTCAGGATGCATCTTCAAGTATTCTTCAAGATATTTATTTGACTTGTTAAGATTGCCTTTGGTTAATTCATTTATAATAAGGTTGGCGTAAATTTTGTTTGTTTTTCCGTATACAATCTTTTGGATAATGGGTAAACGGGCTTTTTTGTGATATTCGAGGATAACATCCCTTGCTTTTTTATATTTACCTTGGTCAATATATTCATCTGCTGTTTTTTTGTAGGAAATGGGGGATACGTATTTCGTGTAATTTATTTTATAGCTGTCGGTCATTTCTTTATAAAACGAATAGTAAAAACCGTACGGCATTGATATCAGAATAATCAACATAAAGGCAATATGATACCTGTAATATTTATATCTTGAGGTAAGTATAGCTTTGTTGGGATAGTACATAATTGTTGTTAAAAAAAGTGTGAGGACATTATTTGTAATACTAATATTGCTCATAAGGTTAATCATGAATAGCCCATAAATTGCCAATATTTCCATGGGACTAATAAAAAGGAAGTCTACACGTTTTTTAAGAATGAGTTTCAATGACAGCAAAAGAACCAACAGACAATATACGATGAAGAAATCTTTAGCCAGGCTATTACTAACAATAAAAAGATTGATATAATATAAAAACCAAAAAATCAGGAAATTAATGAATTCATTTTTTATTTTCAATATTTTGGATAACCAGATAGAAATTGAAATCACACATGCAAAAATCAGGATTGCGATTATCTCTGCATAATTCCAGCTGGTTTTATTAGCAGCTACCGCTATGAGAAAAAGGTAAGTGAGAGCTGAAATGAGGTAGTTTACGCAAATGATTGGTTTACTGTCAGTTTTGTTTTCTGCTGTTATTCGTTTTATATATTTTATCTTATCATTTACCCTTATAACTATTTGATTAAGATTAAACAAATGGCTGATTTTTAATATTATTAAGAATACATAAATTAAAATAAAGGCAATTATTAATCCGTATTTTATCTCTTTGTTGTTAAATATAACAGCTACAGCTCCAAGAAGGGCTGAAAGAGAATAAAAAGTTAGAAGTGTCTGTTTGGTGGTGAAGTGAAGCTCCAATAATCTGTGGTGCAAATGTTCTTTATCCGCGGAAAAAGGGTGTTCACCTTTGCTCAAGCGTCTTATTATTGCTAGAAAAGTGTCAAAAACCGGTATGGAGATAAACATTACTGGTACGAGCACAGAAAGAACTGTGCCGGATTTATACGATATAATTAGTGACAATACTGAGATAGTGAAACCAAGAAAAAGGCTGCCGGTATCTCCCATGAAGATTACAGCCGGTGGTAGATTGAATCTGAGAAAACCTAAGATACTTCCCACCATGACAAAGCAAAGAGTTGCAAAATATACATTTCCTTGAAGAGATGCGGCCACTCCCAAAGCAACAAAACCTATCAGGGCTAAGCCGCTTGCCAGCCCATCCATACCATCTATAAGATTAACGGCATTGGTGACTCCCAGTATCCAAAAATAGGTTAAAATTATCTCAAGATACAGCGGAGCATTGAATTCAAAAAATATATTACCGTAAAAAATTATAATAGTTGCAGCAGCTATCTGTCCCAAAAGTTTGTACCGGGGTCGTATGTTACAAATGTCATCACATATCCCGACAATTACAATTACAGTTGCCCCTGCGATCAGACTTAAGGTCATGGAGTTAAATTCACCTAAAAAATAGAAGCATATTAAAAAGGATAGAAAAATCCCCAAACCACCCAGGCGAGGTGTGTGTGAGTTATGGATTTTTCTTTCATTGGGGATATCTACGAATCCATAATGTTCTGACAATGCCTTGATGACAGGGATAAAAGAGAGGCTCAAAAACATTGCAATCATTAAATAGAACGTTTCACTAATATGCCCCTCCAACTCTATTTAGATATTTATGAATACTTTAATATTACCATACCTGATTAAGAAATCAAATTTAAATGAAAAATTAGCAACCTCCCAAAATTTATGTACTTATGCTATTTGACAATACTTTATCTTAATATCGGGGTTTTCGCTCATGAAGATATCCCAATATTAAACACAGTTGTATATTTATTCGTTATGTCGTTTTATGTGGCAGAGATTTCTCACTTTGTTCTAAAGAATGCCTGCGGCTAGCACCAGTCTTTTAGACTGGTAAATATGTTTACATTCTATTTATCCGCCCAAGGCGGATGCTAGACAACAAATGTCACCTAGAGCGCAGCCGAGAAATCTCATTGTCAAACAAGATTGTTTTCATACCCCATCCTACCCTTCCCCTAAGGTAGGGGAAGGAAAGTTCTTCTCCCCCTGGTTTAGGGGGAGATTAAGAGGGGGTATTTTTTCCCAACAACGTCTTAGATTTCTCCGCTCCACCGAGCACTCATGTCGAGCGCTCGCTTCCGGTCGAAATGACAGTGTTTTATGTCATCCCGAGCGAAGCCGAGGGATCTCTATCTATGTACTAACAATATCTGCGTATTTTCATAGCTCTAAAAAATGGGAGGGTGCCAAAAATGAAAAAAAACTTATGGATTGTTTGAATAATATATGATTTTCAATGTGAGACCTTTGAATAATGTATTATTATAAATTTTACCACCTCTTAATCCCCTCCTAACTCTTTGATAGTTTGAGCACCTTGAGTAATTTGTGTATTTAATGTTGATCTTTTTTAACCATAGTGAAATGGAACAAAAGTTTCACAAGGGGGACCTTTCTCAATGAATAATCATGAATAACAACAAATAACTAATAAGCACACTTGCATATTTATTTGCTATATCATTTCTTACGGTATAGATTTATCCACGCCCAAGGCTGATGCTATACATTTTTTCCTGTCATCTCGACCGAAGCGGAGAGATCTCTTTGTCAAATAACATTATAGATCTCTCGACTCCACTCCGTTCCGCTCGAGATGACAAAAAGTATCGTCCCTCGCACTGTTGAATCCCGAAGGTAAGTGGCAAAGCCATTTATCAACAGGATGCTCAGTTTTGAATACCTTGAACAATTTTGGTTATTTGGACACTCACATTCACTCTCACTTTCACTCTCTCATATCGGAACATCACTGAAAGTGCCGGGGATATTGCATTGTGTCCACTTAATATAATTATGTTGTGAATATACCAAATTTTGTTGACAGGGTGTAAATCCTGTGTTAAAGATTATTAGTATGCAAGATATTCAAAAATTTGAAAAGGTGGTGATGCTAAAAAAGAAGTTGTGTTGGCATTTTATTTAACAGAGCACCAGAACCATTCAAATCGTACTATTTAAAGCAAGTAATTAAAAAGGTAGTAAATCCCCAAAGGGATTAAAATTAAGAAAAAACCTACAGGAGGAAGTATTATGAAGAAAGTGTTAATTGCATTAGTTGTACTGCTATTTGCAGTGTCTGTTTATGCAGACAGCAGACTTGACCTTAGCGGTCAGATGAGAGTAAGAGGTAAAACTTTTGAAAATTTCCAAGATTTTAATGACAGTACTAAAGCTGATGAAGAAAGCTATTTTGATCAGCGATTCAGAATCGGCGGTAAGATTAAAGTAGCAGACGGTATCAGTGTAAATTTCAGATTTGACTTCATGGAAGAAACATGGGGTGATTACGGTACTCACAGTGATCCAGCTGTTATAGACCAGGACAGAGGATACCTTGAAATCGATAAAGATATGTTTATGCTTAGAGCCGGTCGCCAATATTTTGGTCTTGGTAACTCGATAGCTGTTGATACAAATGGAAATGGATTTCTTCTTAAACTCAAAACACCTCTTTCAGTAACTGCATTATATCAGAAAGATTCTGAAGGTGGCGCTAAGTCTGATTCTTCCGACTTGAATACAGAAGATATAACATTATACGGTCTGAATTTAGGTTATGCTGCAGAAATGGCAAACCTTAACGTTTTTTATGCTACAGCAATTTCTGGTGAGAACGCAACTTATTCTGATGGTGCTGATATGAGTGTAATCGGCCTGCAGGCAGACGGTAAAGCCGGAATGGTAGCTCTTAATGCAGAATATAACTATTTTACAGGTTCTGAAGATGCCTCTGATATGGACTTAGTTGGAAGTCAGTTCTATCTTGATGGTAGCGCCAACGTAGGTATGGCTAAAGTTGGTGCAGAATTTTTCTATGCTGCTGGTACAGATGCCAGTGATGAAGATCAGATTACATATTTGAATAACTGGGATTCTTTTACTCCTGTTGGCGGTTTTGCTGACAGTGATATAGTTGATGTAGCTCTTCCTGGATATAATGCTGTTTTCGAGCTTGATACTAACTCTGGTTCTATGGGTATAGCTCCTTATGTATCTTTCAGCCCTATGGAAAAGTTAAGCCTTGCAGCAAATGTTGGTTACTTT
Proteins encoded:
- a CDS encoding Wzz/FepE/Etk N-terminal domain-containing protein; protein product: MDDNNKNTPPAYEDEIDLRELFLTIWQNKFLIILITALIVTLASFYAYYKEPVYESKAAFEIGIVNEEVLVEPNILKKEIEVVFDVEENKGFEENKAIVHNVEITDNILTVTTRGLSKADAKQMLENVSKYIKTKYKYKVTDRIEILNERAKQMKKELASINSRIDTYKNKIKKYEQNIKIINEKRVNDKAQETLFALEEINNQRLIQSLQDKIEELKLQKQEIRNIQLKRVKLAMTEPYTHNTRVLGKIEVSENPVAPNKKLIIVVAFVTGIILSVFLIFFKEFIKGFKDYTENK
- a CDS encoding MraY family glycosyltransferase, translated to MTLSLIAGATVIVIVGICDDICNIRPRYKLLGQIAAATIIIFYGNIFFEFNAPLYLEIILTYFWILGVTNAVNLIDGMDGLASGLALIGFVALGVAASLQGNVYFATLCFVMVGSILGFLRFNLPPAVIFMGDTGSLFLGFTISVLSLIISYKSGTVLSVLVPVMFISIPVFDTFLAIIRRLSKGEHPFSADKEHLHHRLLELHFTTKQTLLTFYSLSALLGAVAVIFNNKEIKYGLIIAFILIYVFLIILKISHLFNLNQIVIRVNDKIKYIKRITAENKTDSKPIICVNYLISALTYLFLIAVAANKTSWNYAEIIAILIFACVISISIWLSKILKIKNEFINFLIFWFLYYINLFIVSNSLAKDFFIVYCLLVLLLSLKLILKKRVDFLFISPMEILAIYGLFMINLMSNISITNNVLTLFLTTIMYYPNKAILTSRYKYYRYHIAFMLIILISMPYGFYYSFYKEMTDSYKINYTKYVSPISYKKTADEYIDQGKYKKARDVILEYHKKARLPIIQKIVYGKTNKIYANLIINELTKGNLNKSNKYLEEYLKMHPETISELYNQIKPFFKQISQLKIERPEDIKVSGIPLNKIFSKYSETIKKAGLKQIQKGYASQGRECLKVATTINGFLR